The proteins below come from a single Ancylothrix sp. D3o genomic window:
- a CDS encoding serine/threonine-protein kinase, giving the protein MTYCLHPICQKPENIAPAKFCKACGRSLLLGNRYRALKILSQNSTSRRFLAIDEHQPTKPKCVIEQFLPLGTNVPISKIKLEIAEIFTQEAANLELLNKHPKTPKMLAFFPKEQYPTWVKEYIDGQSIAKTLNKTGPYNQTQIRNLLAEVLPVLEFAHSQNILHSDITPENIINTPEGKHILTGFGCAQLAYKTAKFRPGSRIGTPPYTAPEQTRGQTTNASDIYSLGLTCIHLLTGISPIKLYDKSKKTWIWQETLGQNTIIRELAFLLDKMIERSSAERYQSIREIRQDFARLPDVLYASIDALNLDQKQFIVKQAIASALPGKNLLFRIDVDAMTGQEVTEKIYETLRKFTILELEKAAVTEKQILSVWQKHTIQIVEQMDVPQEWEEKKERVIGQLETLHQIPENTQKQAQLEIIAKEILEILFESMSEKEKTTFSEKVVEEAEKQNVKIAKNQLTPAKIKALLGGGATGLRSAAEPVVRKIIIERLSQGFLIPILATAIGIQQFRNWGIILAGPLGWGLVILTALGSGVSAVGKYRKERKKVLFIQTLFSIYTYSIKAP; this is encoded by the coding sequence ATGACATATTGCCTCCATCCTATCTGCCAAAAACCCGAAAATATAGCCCCAGCAAAATTTTGTAAAGCTTGTGGCAGAAGCCTCCTATTAGGCAACCGCTACCGAGCCCTAAAAATTCTCAGCCAAAACAGCACTAGCCGAAGATTTTTAGCCATTGACGAACACCAACCCACAAAACCAAAATGCGTAATCGAGCAATTTTTACCCCTGGGAACCAACGTCCCCATCAGCAAAATTAAGCTAGAAATTGCCGAAATCTTTACCCAAGAAGCAGCCAATTTAGAACTGCTTAATAAACACCCAAAAACCCCAAAAATGTTGGCCTTTTTCCCAAAAGAACAATACCCCACCTGGGTAAAAGAATATATAGACGGACAAAGCATAGCCAAAACTTTAAACAAAACCGGCCCCTATAACCAAACCCAAATCCGAAACCTTCTAGCAGAAGTATTACCCGTCTTAGAATTCGCCCACAGCCAAAACATTCTCCACTCAGATATCACCCCAGAAAACATCATCAACACACCCGAAGGAAAACACATTTTAACCGGCTTTGGATGCGCCCAACTCGCCTATAAAACCGCAAAATTTCGCCCCGGAAGCCGCATCGGCACTCCCCCATATACAGCCCCCGAACAAACCAGAGGACAAACCACCAATGCCAGCGATATATATAGTTTAGGGCTCACCTGCATACACCTCCTCACCGGCATCTCACCCATCAAACTCTACGATAAAAGCAAAAAAACTTGGATTTGGCAAGAAACATTAGGCCAAAATACCATCATCCGAGAACTCGCCTTTCTTTTAGATAAAATGATCGAGCGTTCTTCTGCTGAACGCTATCAATCAATCCGCGAAATTCGACAAGACTTTGCCAGATTACCCGATGTTTTATACGCCTCAATAGACGCATTAAACTTAGACCAAAAGCAATTTATCGTCAAACAAGCCATAGCCAGCGCCCTCCCCGGCAAAAATCTACTTTTCCGAATCGATGTAGATGCAATGACCGGCCAAGAAGTCACAGAAAAAATTTATGAAACCCTGAGAAAATTTACCATATTAGAACTAGAAAAAGCCGCCGTCACCGAAAAACAAATTTTATCAGTTTGGCAAAAACACACCATTCAAATCGTCGAGCAAATGGACGTACCCCAAGAATGGGAAGAAAAAAAAGAACGAGTTATAGGCCAACTAGAAACCCTCCATCAAATCCCAGAAAATACCCAAAAACAAGCCCAACTCGAAATTATAGCCAAAGAAATTTTGGAGATATTATTTGAAAGCATGAGCGAAAAAGAAAAAACAACCTTCTCTGAAAAAGTCGTAGAAGAAGCAGAAAAACAAAATGTCAAAATCGCCAAAAATCAGTTAACCCCTGCTAAAATCAAAGCATTGCTGGGAGGAGGAGCCACCGGCCTGCGCTCAGCCGCCGAGCCAGTAGTGAGAAAAATCATCATCGAAAGATTATCTCAAGGCTTTTTAATACCAATCTTAGCCACCGCCATAGGAATCCAGCAATTTAGAAACTGGGGAATCATTCTTGCCGGCCCCCTCGGTTGGGGATTAGTCATTCTCACCGCATTAGGTAGCGGAGTCTCAGCCGTCGGCAAATATAGAAAAGAACGAAAAAAAGTATTATTTATTCAAACCCTCTTTTCAATTTATACCTACAGCATCAAAGCCCCATAA
- a CDS encoding WD40 repeat domain-containing protein, with amino-acid sequence MSLKKQTYSLITAILIATAGCTNEQTNKIQNSPVATAKTSNSEQNSANIQLLQTFSGFSKIDEVIITPDGQRAIGASDNVNIWNIANGQLLQSLKVNTNIDSLAIHPNGKMLAIGRWDGAIELWDIIGGKRLASVAGHTMDVNALLFTPDGKSLISGSEDGFLFIWDLSAGKLDRTLIDKNQSGQYLSSINAATLSADGNTLVSSDDSLIKIWDYETGEIERTIKDSEKFQKGIKSLSISSDGKMLAGTTSDLLMLWNLDTGTETNIDFKNPLDYKPTNITAIALTPNGKILATGFPNGKIALWDVQTKKPILKEIQHTIDPTAAVQTLAYNSNGTLLISGSADGIIKIWQLKPFLN; translated from the coding sequence ATGTCTCTAAAAAAACAAACCTATAGCTTAATCACAGCCATTCTCATTGCAACAGCCGGCTGCACAAATGAACAAACAAACAAAATACAAAACTCGCCAGTTGCCACCGCCAAAACAAGCAACAGCGAACAAAACTCAGCTAACATACAACTCCTGCAAACCTTTTCCGGGTTCAGCAAAATAGATGAAGTGATCATCACCCCCGATGGACAAAGAGCCATTGGAGCCAGCGATAATGTCAACATTTGGAACATAGCAAACGGCCAACTCTTGCAAAGCCTAAAAGTCAACACAAACATTGATTCACTCGCCATACATCCCAATGGAAAAATGTTAGCAATAGGCCGGTGGGATGGCGCAATTGAACTGTGGGATATTATTGGCGGTAAACGCCTTGCCTCCGTTGCTGGGCATACAATGGATGTCAACGCCCTATTATTTACACCCGATGGAAAAAGCTTAATTAGTGGCAGCGAAGACGGCTTTTTATTCATTTGGGATTTAAGCGCCGGCAAACTGGATCGCACCCTCATAGACAAAAACCAAAGCGGGCAATATTTATCCTCAATCAACGCAGCAACCCTAAGCGCCGATGGCAACACTCTCGTTAGCAGCGATGACAGCTTAATTAAAATTTGGGACTATGAAACCGGCGAAATAGAACGCACAATAAAAGACAGCGAAAAATTCCAAAAAGGCATCAAATCTCTCAGCATTAGTTCCGACGGAAAAATGTTAGCCGGTACAACCTCCGATCTTCTCATGCTGTGGAATCTCGACACCGGCACCGAAACCAACATCGACTTCAAAAACCCACTCGACTATAAACCCACAAACATCACCGCCATCGCCCTCACCCCCAACGGAAAAATTCTCGCCACCGGCTTTCCCAACGGAAAAATAGCCCTTTGGGACGTGCAAACAAAAAAACCCATCCTCAAAGAAATTCAACATACCATCGATCCCACCGCAGCAGTACAAACGCTTGCTTACAACAGCAATGGAACCCTCCTCATCAGTGGCAGTGCTGATGGAATCATCAAAATTTGGCAACTCAAACCCTTTTTAAATTAA
- the tsaB gene encoding tRNA (adenosine(37)-N6)-threonylcarbamoyltransferase complex dimerization subunit type 1 TsaB encodes MSLNATKYGLALHTTSPELGLAINNFAEINRAQTWDLGRDLSTQLHQLLAEFIKPQTWQDLAFLAVAKGPGSFTGTRIGIVTARTLAQQLNIPLFAISTTAAIAYQQKLNNPAIPEGTDIAVQMPAQRGQIFGSIYKTSPKGTGILTLLPDSLYNLEQWQHTLTHWANPYHLIFADTHTARSVTSLLQLAYQDWQQGQNPTWAEALPFYGQHPVE; translated from the coding sequence ATGTCATTAAACGCCACAAAATACGGCCTTGCCCTTCATACCACCAGCCCCGAACTCGGACTTGCCATCAACAATTTTGCAGAAATTAATCGCGCTCAAACTTGGGATTTAGGGCGCGATCTTTCCACCCAACTGCATCAGCTACTCGCAGAATTTATCAAACCCCAAACCTGGCAAGACCTAGCCTTCCTAGCCGTCGCCAAAGGCCCAGGCAGCTTCACCGGCACCCGCATCGGCATCGTCACCGCCCGCACCCTCGCCCAACAACTCAACATCCCCCTCTTTGCCATCTCCACCACCGCCGCCATCGCCTACCAACAAAAACTCAACAACCCCGCCATCCCCGAAGGCACCGACATCGCCGTCCAAATGCCCGCCCAGCGAGGTCAAATATTCGGATCTATCTATAAAACCTCCCCAAAAGGAACAGGCATTCTCACCCTCTTACCAGACAGCCTCTACAATCTCGAACAGTGGCAACACACCCTCACACACTGGGCCAATCCCTACCACCTCATCTTCGCAGACACCCACACCGCCAGATCCGTCACCAGCCTCCTCCAACTCGCCTACCAAGACTGGCAACAAGGCCAAAACCCCACCTGGGCCGAAGCTCTCCCCTTCTATGGCCAGCACCCCGTCGAATAG
- a CDS encoding serine/threonine-protein kinase: protein MSYCLNPHCQKPQQNPSDAKFCLSCGEKIILGGRYRAIELLGAGGFGRTFLATDEQNSHRPRCVIKQFFPQAQGFVNTVKAAELFRQEAFRLEILGKHPQIPQLLAHFEQEKQQYLVQEFVEGRNLAQELAETGSFNEIKIRKLLKDLLPVLQFVHSNQLIHRDIKPENIIRRRQDKQLVLVDFGAAKLVDKSSLQKTDTIIGTAAYTAPEQLRGKATFASDIYSLGVTCVHLLTQMSPFDLFDNRDGNWAWRDYTRQIISDQIGQVLDKMLEPALNRRYLSTAQVIKALNPSLSQPATPAQNLAFPLQKQRLEIYQALQSVLGSHQLKVQVNLAKNCLTIVLNRPENNPVNYDLLAGEIKQKLNALKLGSNEVKIFGRINNNPVSEWQCVWKINSPSQPKKPPHSSQNQPTSTKKTKFGKKQNELVMDGFIFLAVISIFLHRVIILEPINSLNIAFFLVAIKHILSRQQEIKTEAIFLQLLVVSFVVNILDLRLEIRNQIIGVFLTIFLVSLPALYLKKTVKHS from the coding sequence ATGAGCTATTGCCTGAATCCCCACTGCCAAAAGCCCCAACAAAACCCCAGTGATGCAAAATTTTGCCTGAGTTGTGGCGAAAAAATTATCTTAGGCGGAAGATATCGAGCCATCGAACTGCTCGGCGCCGGTGGTTTTGGCAGAACATTTTTAGCCACCGACGAACAAAACTCCCACCGCCCTCGCTGCGTTATTAAACAATTTTTTCCTCAAGCTCAAGGCTTTGTTAATACAGTCAAAGCAGCCGAGTTATTTCGACAAGAAGCCTTCCGCTTAGAAATTTTGGGAAAACACCCCCAAATTCCCCAATTACTCGCGCATTTTGAACAAGAAAAACAGCAATATTTAGTTCAAGAATTTGTAGAAGGGCGCAACCTTGCCCAAGAATTAGCCGAAACCGGATCATTTAATGAAATCAAGATTCGTAAACTCTTAAAAGATTTGCTGCCGGTGTTGCAATTTGTTCACAGCAACCAACTCATTCACCGCGATATTAAACCAGAAAATATTATTCGCCGCCGGCAGGATAAACAACTGGTATTAGTAGATTTTGGCGCAGCAAAACTCGTAGACAAAAGCAGCTTACAAAAAACCGATACCATTATTGGAACCGCCGCCTACACAGCCCCCGAACAACTGCGAGGCAAAGCAACCTTTGCCAGTGATATTTATAGTTTAGGCGTAACTTGTGTGCATTTGTTAACGCAAATGTCACCCTTTGACTTATTTGATAACCGCGATGGAAATTGGGCCTGGCGAGATTATACAAGGCAAATAATTAGCGACCAAATAGGGCAAGTTTTAGATAAAATGCTCGAACCCGCCCTCAACCGCCGCTATCTGTCCACAGCCCAAGTTATTAAAGCCTTAAACCCCAGTTTGTCGCAACCGGCAACACCAGCCCAAAATTTAGCTTTTCCCCTCCAAAAACAACGCCTAGAAATTTATCAAGCCTTGCAAAGTGTCCTTGGCTCTCATCAGCTAAAAGTGCAAGTCAATTTGGCAAAAAATTGCTTAACCATAGTTTTGAATCGGCCAGAAAATAACCCCGTAAATTATGACTTGCTGGCAGGGGAAATCAAACAAAAATTAAATGCTTTAAAGCTGGGAAGCAACGAAGTCAAAATCTTTGGGAGAATTAATAATAATCCCGTCAGCGAGTGGCAATGTGTCTGGAAAATCAATTCTCCCAGCCAGCCCAAAAAACCACCCCATTCTAGCCAAAACCAACCAACATCAACCAAAAAAACCAAATTTGGCAAAAAACAAAACGAATTGGTAATGGACGGGTTTATCTTTTTAGCGGTTATTTCAATTTTCCTGCATAGAGTTATTATATTGGAGCCGATTAATAGCTTGAATATTGCTTTTTTTCTGGTAGCAATCAAACACATATTAAGCCGACAACAAGAAATTAAAACAGAAGCGATTTTTCTGCAATTATTAGTCGTTTCCTTTGTCGTTAATATTTTAGACCTTCGCCTAGAGATAAGAAACCAAATAATCGGCGTATTTCTGACAATTTTCTTGGTTTCCCTCCCCGCTTTGTATCTAAAAAAAACAGTCAAACATTCCTAA
- a CDS encoding Npun_R2479 family HD domain-containing metalloprotein: MFNATELLIDTFVDNLRDGYRRTYGGYKPDYEDIIAWAGGMALENIANSDALYHNVEHTILVALVGQELLRGKHIREGGVSCEDWLHFIISLVCHDIGYVKGVCRSDKDGMYSTGQNGKMVCLPPGSSDAGLTPYHVDRAKLFIDERFGGHRLIDAEVIKRNIELTRFPVPTKEDHQDTVNYPGLVRAADLIGQLSDPRYLKKISALFYEFEETGTNKYLNYRHPGDLRKNYPKFYWNGVHPYVKDALHYLSLTQHGKQIIANLYSNVFVVEHEKAQEV, translated from the coding sequence ATGTTTAATGCGACCGAACTTTTAATTGATACATTTGTAGATAATCTTCGGGATGGATACCGCCGGACTTATGGCGGTTATAAGCCAGATTATGAAGATATCATTGCCTGGGCCGGTGGTATGGCTTTAGAAAATATTGCTAACAGTGATGCTCTTTATCATAATGTCGAGCATACAATTTTAGTGGCTTTGGTTGGCCAAGAACTTTTACGGGGTAAGCACATCCGTGAGGGGGGAGTTTCTTGTGAGGATTGGCTGCATTTTATTATTTCTTTGGTGTGCCATGATATCGGTTATGTGAAGGGAGTTTGCCGGTCAGATAAAGATGGAATGTATTCCACCGGCCAAAATGGAAAGATGGTTTGTTTACCGCCTGGATCTTCGGATGCGGGGTTAACTCCCTATCATGTTGATCGAGCAAAATTGTTTATTGATGAGCGTTTTGGTGGTCATAGATTGATTGATGCAGAAGTAATTAAACGCAATATTGAGTTAACTCGTTTTCCCGTACCGACAAAAGAAGACCACCAAGATACTGTTAATTATCCGGGGTTGGTAAGAGCGGCGGATTTAATTGGTCAATTGAGTGATCCACGATATTTGAAAAAAATCAGTGCCTTGTTTTACGAATTTGAAGAAACCGGCACCAATAAATATCTTAACTATCGACATCCGGGGGATTTGCGAAAAAATTACCCGAAGTTTTACTGGAATGGGGTACACCCCTATGTCAAAGATGCTTTACATTATTTGTCTTTGACGCAACACGGTAAACAAATTATTGCCAATCTTTACTCAAATGTGTTTGTTGTGGAACACGAAAAAGCTCAAGAGGTGTAA
- a CDS encoding AI-2E family transporter, whose amino-acid sequence MKEIFTPLQTLLITWLLIFLAAWASLAAVSYVGELLSILITAGLIAFLLNFAVARLQKFIPRGLAAALVYLIAGLILVIIALTVVPPVFNQGRQLVANLPSLVESAREQLANFQTWSVERNLPFDVRILGQQLLSRLQAQVEAIAAKGVGLVVGTVNWFLDFILIVVISFYMLLDGERVWGNFTSIFTFKIRNGLTESLQRNLQRFVFGQLLLGLFMAVSLTVAFLVLRVPFFLLFAVFIGLLEIIPFVGATLGIGTVTVIVSFIDWWLALQVLAVSVALQQVKDNLISPRIMGNLTGLSPVIIFTSLLLGAKIGGLLGVILAIPLTGVLKSVAEIVIDPTLPPQTGSFFQNPFDDEQEPHFVEASSSQETAKSSQSKISSP is encoded by the coding sequence ATGAAAGAAATTTTTACCCCTTTACAAACATTATTAATTACTTGGTTGCTGATTTTTTTAGCAGCTTGGGCGAGTTTAGCGGCAGTTAGTTATGTCGGCGAGTTGTTGAGTATTTTGATTACGGCGGGGTTGATTGCCTTTTTGCTAAATTTTGCGGTGGCAAGATTGCAAAAGTTTATACCTCGCGGGTTGGCGGCGGCTTTGGTATATTTAATTGCTGGGTTAATTCTGGTGATTATTGCTTTGACTGTGGTGCCGCCGGTGTTTAATCAAGGCCGACAATTGGTGGCTAATTTACCGTCGCTTGTGGAGTCGGCGAGGGAGCAATTAGCAAATTTTCAGACGTGGAGTGTGGAGCGAAATTTGCCTTTTGACGTCCGAATTTTAGGCCAGCAATTACTGTCTCGACTTCAGGCGCAAGTGGAGGCGATAGCCGCGAAAGGTGTGGGGTTGGTTGTGGGCACGGTGAATTGGTTTTTGGATTTTATTTTGATTGTGGTGATATCTTTTTATATGCTGCTGGATGGGGAGAGGGTTTGGGGAAATTTTACGAGTATTTTTACTTTCAAAATTAGAAATGGTTTAACAGAATCTTTGCAGCGCAATCTTCAGCGGTTTGTTTTTGGTCAATTGCTGCTGGGATTGTTTATGGCGGTATCTTTAACGGTGGCTTTTTTGGTGTTACGAGTGCCCTTTTTCTTGTTGTTTGCTGTGTTTATTGGGTTGTTGGAAATTATTCCCTTTGTGGGGGCGACTCTGGGAATTGGCACAGTGACGGTAATTGTTTCTTTTATTGATTGGTGGTTGGCTTTGCAGGTGTTAGCTGTGTCGGTGGCGTTGCAGCAGGTGAAGGATAATTTGATTTCGCCGCGTATTATGGGAAATTTAACCGGCCTGTCTCCGGTGATTATTTTTACTTCTCTGCTCTTGGGGGCTAAGATAGGAGGGCTGCTGGGTGTAATTTTGGCGATTCCTCTGACGGGTGTGCTCAAAAGTGTGGCGGAAATTGTTATTGATCCAACTTTACCGCCGCAAACTGGCTCGTTTTTCCAAAATCCTTTTGATGATGAGCAAGAACCGCACTTTGTGGAGGCGAGTTCTAGTCAGGAAACAGCTAAGAGTTCTCAATCTAAAATTTCCAGCCCTTAA
- a CDS encoding efflux RND transporter periplasmic adaptor subunit, which produces MAYEAFSESEPVEQSEPVEKPLAQTPENIEVNQPNPTAGSIEPDEPQKGLLSGNRGLFIGLAIGIAVTIGATRFLPNVASRPATQAPPAQLTSTEPKAGQAVSIAKVETGPVARSLETTGTVAAYDLLPILPKATGLQIKEVYVDEGDYVEAGQVLAILDNSVLQTQIDQAKAQVESAKAGVSDRQAAISQAEAGLAQAKAARSEADAGLAQAQANLAKAKADLAQAQSERERYQQLANTGAISQIELDKRRTAADTAAEAVRVAEANIQGAEAKIQSAIANVESAQAKLESAGAGVESAQAEVRSSQAGVDRQETQIEQTLVRAPAAGKIAERIARVGDVTGGNQRLFTIIRNGQLELQAKVPETQLPQIKIGSIVNISSDADSRIKVQGTVREIAPTIDPKSREATVEIDLPASDLLKPGMFLRSSITTSTAMGLTVPAKAILPQTDGSAMVYVLQPDNTVKSQKVEKGEIIEGSLKDLSNAKIEIKTGLTPGQKVVVDGAGYLKDGDKVKVIEPPQPVPDAQL; this is translated from the coding sequence GTGGCTTACGAAGCTTTCTCAGAATCAGAGCCAGTAGAGCAGTCTGAGCCGGTGGAAAAACCACTGGCCCAGACACCAGAAAACATAGAAGTAAACCAACCAAACCCAACAGCCGGAAGCATTGAGCCTGATGAACCACAAAAAGGCTTGCTTTCTGGTAATCGCGGTTTATTTATAGGATTGGCTATTGGTATCGCCGTTACCATTGGCGCAACAAGATTTTTACCCAACGTCGCCAGCCGGCCCGCCACACAAGCACCACCGGCCCAACTCACCAGTACCGAACCAAAAGCAGGTCAAGCTGTCAGCATTGCTAAGGTAGAAACCGGCCCAGTGGCCCGCAGCCTAGAAACCACCGGCACCGTCGCCGCCTACGATCTTCTCCCCATCTTACCCAAAGCCACCGGCCTGCAAATCAAAGAAGTCTATGTCGATGAGGGCGACTACGTTGAGGCCGGTCAAGTCTTAGCCATCCTTGATAACTCCGTCTTACAAACGCAAATCGACCAAGCCAAAGCCCAAGTAGAATCAGCTAAAGCCGGCGTTTCTGACCGGCAAGCGGCAATTTCTCAAGCAGAGGCCGGTCTTGCTCAGGCAAAGGCTGCTCGCTCAGAAGCAGACGCCGGCCTGGCCCAAGCCCAAGCAAACCTGGCCAAAGCCAAAGCCGACCTCGCCCAAGCTCAAAGCGAACGTGAGCGCTATCAACAACTGGCTAATACCGGCGCGATCAGCCAAATCGAACTCGACAAACGCCGCACCGCCGCCGATACTGCCGCTGAAGCCGTGCGAGTGGCCGAAGCCAACATCCAAGGGGCAGAAGCTAAAATTCAAAGCGCCATCGCCAACGTCGAAAGCGCCCAAGCTAAATTAGAAAGCGCCGGTGCAGGGGTAGAAAGCGCCCAAGCCGAAGTCAGAAGCAGCCAAGCCGGTGTAGACAGGCAAGAAACCCAAATTGAACAAACCCTCGTTCGCGCCCCCGCTGCGGGCAAAATAGCCGAAAGAATAGCCCGCGTTGGCGATGTAACAGGAGGCAATCAAAGACTGTTTACAATCATCCGAAATGGCCAATTAGAACTGCAAGCCAAAGTCCCAGAAACCCAACTTCCACAAATAAAAATAGGCAGTATTGTAAACATAAGCTCCGATGCCGATAGCCGCATCAAAGTACAAGGAACCGTGCGAGAAATCGCCCCCACAATTGACCCCAAAAGCCGCGAAGCCACCGTCGAAATTGACTTACCGGCCAGCGATTTATTAAAACCAGGAATGTTTTTAAGATCCAGTATCACCACTAGCACGGCAATGGGATTAACAGTGCCGGCAAAAGCGATATTACCCCAAACCGACGGCAGCGCAATGGTGTACGTTTTGCAACCGGATAACACCGTTAAATCTCAAAAAGTTGAAAAAGGAGAAATTATTGAAGGTTCCCTTAAAGATTTATCAAACGCCAAAATCGAAATTAAAACCGGCTTAACCCCCGGTCAAAAAGTTGTAGTTGACGGTGCCGGTTATCTCAAAGACGGGGATAAAGTTAAAGTAATAGAACCCCCGCAACCAGTCCCCGACGCACAATTGTAA
- a CDS encoding ABC transporter permease, with amino-acid sequence MKWWQKLKKNPLARLGAGLLLLFYLVVIAADFVAPYDPYDSQPDGSLLPPTRIYWATETGQFIGPHVYPTTQGPTDINTGDRKLLEDRQKPAPVRLFVKGAKYQIFGLIPLDIHLFGTVGDGKLNILGTDEQARDQFSRLVHGGRISLFIGLVGIVISFPLGLLVGGISGYFGGWIDAFLMRLVEVLMTIPGIYLLVALAAVLPAGLSSAQKFFLIVLITSFISWSGLARVIRGEVLSIKEREFVQAALSMGANPFYIIVRHVLPQTASYVIISATLAVPGFIVAESVLSLIGLGIQQPDPSWGNMLSLATNASILVLQPWLVWPPAILIILTVLAFNLLGDGLRDALDPRSLQR; translated from the coding sequence ATGAAGTGGTGGCAAAAGCTTAAAAAAAATCCTCTGGCTCGCTTGGGTGCGGGGTTGTTGTTGTTATTTTATTTGGTGGTGATTGCGGCGGATTTTGTGGCACCTTATGATCCCTATGATTCTCAGCCGGATGGCTCTTTGCTTCCGCCAACTCGGATTTATTGGGCAACAGAAACGGGGCAGTTTATTGGGCCTCATGTTTATCCGACGACTCAGGGGCCAACGGATATAAATACTGGTGATCGCAAGTTGTTGGAAGACCGCCAAAAACCGGCACCTGTGCGTTTGTTTGTGAAGGGAGCTAAATATCAGATTTTTGGTTTAATTCCTCTTGATATTCATTTGTTTGGCACGGTGGGTGATGGGAAGTTGAATATTTTGGGGACTGATGAGCAAGCGCGAGACCAGTTTAGCCGGTTGGTTCATGGGGGGAGAATTAGTTTGTTTATTGGGTTGGTGGGGATTGTGATTTCTTTTCCTCTGGGGTTGTTGGTGGGGGGAATTTCTGGTTATTTTGGGGGCTGGATTGATGCGTTTTTGATGCGGTTGGTTGAGGTTTTGATGACGATTCCGGGGATTTATTTGTTGGTGGCTTTGGCGGCGGTTTTACCTGCCGGTTTGAGTAGTGCTCAAAAGTTTTTTTTGATTGTTTTGATTACTTCTTTTATTAGTTGGTCTGGTTTGGCGCGGGTGATTCGGGGTGAAGTTTTGTCGATTAAGGAACGGGAATTTGTGCAGGCGGCGCTTTCTATGGGGGCAAATCCGTTTTATATTATTGTGCGTCATGTTTTGCCGCAAACTGCTAGTTATGTGATTATTTCTGCGACGCTGGCGGTGCCTGGTTTTATTGTGGCGGAGTCGGTTTTGAGTTTGATTGGTTTGGGGATTCAGCAGCCTGATCCTTCTTGGGGAAATATGCTTTCTTTGGCGACGAATGCTTCGATTTTGGTGTTGCAGCCTTGGTTGGTTTGGCCACCGGCTATTCTAATTATTTTGACAGTTTTGGCGTTTAATTTGTTGGGCGATGGTTTGCGAGATGCGCTTGATCCAAGGAGTTTACAAAGGTAG